From a single Brettanomyces bruxellensis chromosome 7, complete sequence genomic region:
- the IDH2 gene encoding NAD-dependent isocitrate dehydrogenase, with product MASRNYASVSKTVGQYLRKPKANGKYTVTLIPGDGIGPEISKAVEEIYDAAKVPIDWEPVDVTPSLINGITTIPKPAVDSIYKNTVALKGPLATPVGKGHQSLNLTLRRTFGLFANVRPCKSVEGYETPYKNVDTVLIRENTEGEYSGIEHVIVPGVVQSIKLITKKASTRVIKYAFEYARANNRPKVLVVHKCSIMKMSDGLFVKTAREVAKEYPDIELGFEILDNTALRLASDPSHFKSLVMVMPNLYGDILSDLSSGLIGGLGLTPSGNMGEKVAIFEAVHGSAPDIAGKGLANPTALLLSSCMMLRHMGLNPYGDKIESAVLKTIASSPANRTRDLKGTASTEHFTQAVISNL from the coding sequence ATGGCCTCGAGAAATTATGCGAGTGTCTCAAAAACAGTTGGCCAGTATCTTAGAAAGCCAAAAGCAAACGGAAAATATACAGTGACGCTAATTCCAGGAGATGGTATTGGCCCGGAGATCTCCAAGGCTGTGGAGGAAATATATGATGCAGCTAAAGTTCCTATTGACTGGGAGCCAGTTGATGTGACTCCATCGTTGATAAATGGAATTACGACAATTCCAAAACCGGCAGTCGACTCCATCTACAAGAATACAGTTGCCTTAAAGGGACCGCTTGCCACACCTGTGGGAAAGGGCCACCAGTCGTTAAATCTCACCTTGAGAAGAACGTTTGGTTTATTTGCCAATGTTCGACCTTGCAAGTCTGTTGAGGGATACGAGACTCCTTACAAGAATGTGGATACTGTTCTCATCAGAGAGAACACAGAGGGAGAGTATTCCGGTATTGAGCACGTGATTGTCCCAGGAGTCGTGCAATCGATCAAGTTGATCACCAAAAAGGCTTCTACACGTGTCATCAAGTACGCTTTTGAGTATGCACGGGCCAACAACCGTCCAAAGGTGCTGGTGGTGCACAAATGCTCAATCATGAAGATGTCCGACGGTCTCTTTGTGAAAACAGCAAGAGAAGTTGCTAAAGAGTACCCAGACATCGAGTTGGGCTTCGAGATTTTGGATAATACCGCCCTCCGCTTGGCCTCAGACCCTTCACACTTCAAGAGTCTCGTTATGGTGATGCCTAACTTGTACGGTGATATTCTTTCCGATCTTTCCTCCGGCTTAATTGGTGGTTTGGGACTTACTCCTTCCGGAAATATGGGTGAGAAAGTTGCAATCTTCGAAGCTGTCCATGGTTCCGCTCCTGATATTGCTGGAAAGGGCTTGGCCAACCCAACTgcacttcttctttcctcaTGTATGATGCTCAGACACATGGGCTTGAATCCTTATGGAGACAAGATTGAAAGTGCTGTTCTTAAGACCATTGCTTCCTCGCCTGCTAACAGAACCAGAGATTTGAAGGGAACTGCATCAACTGAACATTTCACGCAGGCTGTGATCTCCAACTTGTGA
- a CDS encoding uncharacterized protein (SECRETED:SignalP(1-17)): MRSSVLSIAALAAVAAAADELPNADVGALEALFQDINSYRDQYIDYLASASAVSFPTGLIDIYTAMTTYTDDGYTSLFKTIPLSEFSEIQALATALPWYSTRLLPAAEADASKIGGDSSAATTAASSKATSSAAASSAASSVAHNSTESSFKNSTSSSSASGSSSVKLTSVSESASSASETASASESESSAASTSASSSSSAAAAINAVPFAGLSLGAIAYMLL, from the coding sequence atgAGAAGCTCTGTTCTTTCAATTGCCGCTCTTGCTGCCGTCGCTGCTGCTGCAGACGAACTTCCAAACGCCGATGTTGGTGCTTTGGAGGCTCTTTTCCAGGATATCAACAGTTACAGAGACCAGTACATTGACTATCTTGCCAGTGCAAGTGCTGTCAGTTTCCCAACCGGTCTCATCGACATTTACACCGCCATGACTACATACACGGATGATGGTTACACTTCTCTCTTCAAGACCATCCCATTGTCTGAGTTCTCCGAGATCCAGGCCCTTGCTACCGCTCTTCCATGGTATTCTACCCGTTTGCTTCCTGCCGCTGAAGCTGATGCTTCAAAGATTGGAGGTGACTCTTCTGCTGCAACCACTGCTGCTTCATCTAAGGCAACTTCGtctgctgctgcttcaAGTGCCGCCTCAAGTGTTGCCCACAACAGCACTGAGTCTTCTTTCAAGAACAgcacatcatcatcttccgCCTCTGGATCTTCATCCGTGAAACTCACATCTGTTTCGGAgtctgcttcttctgcatCCGAAACTGCTTCAGCTTCCGAGTCTGAGTCATCTGCTGCTTCAACTTCAGCTTCATCCTCGAGTTCTGCAGCCGCCGCCATCAACGCTGTTCCTTTCGCCGGCTTGTCGCTTGGCGCTATTGCTTACATGCTTTTGTAA
- a CDS encoding uncharacterized protein (BUSCO:EOG09263IT0), with product MTKLTEGSKNNIVGSDKDAVRNETAKTPKPPLDTRIGRDPPFKFGQRYLTAETDVYEHNACAKSEDEDKAEMFAPFRLLRDKIRCCELKLVQDNVTLDEEQISEIKKKIAFQHEHPVSDFQKQQFNSKPKKYWDIFYKNNHENFFKDRKWIQIEFPGIYAAMKPDAGPKTILEIGCGPGNTLFPVVTKNENPDLRMFGCDFSPVAIDLVKKNESYEPLHKSNNCFASVWDLANEECALPEGIEPHSVDIAVMIFVFSALHPDQWKFAIENLKKLMKPGGKVYFRDYGRYDLAQVRFKKDRLLQDNFYIRGDGTRVYFFTEDEAYDIFVNGCGFKKEKIATDRRLIVNRKRQLKMYRSWLQAVFNA from the exons ATGACTAAGTTGACAGAAGGTtctaaaaataatatagtGGGCTCGGATAAAGATGCAGTTAGAAATGAAACTGCGAAAACTCCAAAGCCACCTTTAGATACCAGAATAGGCAGAGATCCCCCCTTTAAGTTTGGCCAGAGGTACTTGACAGCCGAGACAGATGTCTATGAGCATAATGCATG CGCGAAGTCCGAGGATGAGGATAAAGCAGAGATGTTTGCTCCATTTCGACTACTTAGAGATAAAATACGTTGCTGCGAGTTGAAGCTAGTACA GGACAATGTGACGTTGGATGAAGAGCAGATCAGcgagatcaagaagaaaatagcGTTTCAGCACGAGCATCCGGTGTCGGACTTCCAGAAGCAGCAGTTCAACTCAAAGCCAAAGAAATACTGGGatatattttataaaaACAACCATGAGAACTTTTTCAAGGATCGCAAGTGGATACAGATCGAATTTCCAGGCATATATGCCGCAATGAAGCCGGATGCTGGCCCAAAAACAATTTTGGAGATCGGATGTGGTCCTGGCAACACACTTTTTCCGGTGGTAACCAAAAATGAGAATCCAGACCTCAGGATGTTCGGATGTGACTTTTCGCCCGTTGCGATTGACTTAGTAAAGAAAAACGAGAGTTATGAACCACTTCACAAGTCCAACAACTGTTTTGCGAGTGTGTGGGACTTGGCAAATGAAGAATGTGCCCTCCCTGAGGGAATTGAACCTCATAGTGTGGATATTGCAGTGATGATATTTGTGTTTTCGGCACTCCATCCCGACCAGTGGAAGTTTGCGATTgaaaacttgaaaaagttgatgaaaCCAGGCGGAAAGGTGTACTTCCGAGATTACGGACGGTACGATCTCGCACAAGTACGgttcaaaaaagatagaTTGTTGCAAGACAACTTCTACATCCGGGGAGATGGAACTAGAGTGTATTTCTTCACGGAGGATGAGGCTTATGATATCTTTGTGAATGGATGCGGATtcaaaaaggagaagattgCCACAGACAGGAGGCTGATTGTGAATAGGAAAAGACAGTTGAAGATGTACAGAAGTTGGCTTCAGGCTGTGTTCAATGCGTAA
- a CDS encoding uncharacterized protein (SECRETED:SignalP(1-17)), whose translation MKASILSIAALASVAMAELDAEQVESLTVLFSDIENNINQYLSYLSSNSDVTFPTNLIGIFKSIATYTDDSYTTILAALPDSEYEQIQSLETALPWYTSRIEPKITVAASSSAAASSSEAATSAAETTAATTAAASSSEAASSTLAVSEASSSAASIALSTFSAGAAANAPYAGLGLGAMLGYMLL comes from the coding sequence atgaaggCCAGCATTCTAAGTATCGCAGCTCTTGCTTCTGTCGCTATGGCAGAACTTGATGCCGAGCAAGTCGAGTCTTTGACTGTTCTTTTCTCTGATATCGAAAACAACATCAACCAGTATCTTTCATACTTGTCTTCGAACTCTGACGTTACTTTCCCAACCAACTTGATCGGAATCTTCAAGTCCATCGCTACCTACACTGATGACTCTTACACTACCATTTTGGCCGCTCTTCCAGACTCTGAGTACGAACAGATTCAGTCTTTGGAGACTGCTCTTCCATGGTACACTTCCCGTATCGAGCCAAAGATCACTGTtgctgcttcttcttcagccgctgcttcatcttctgaGGCTGCCACTAGTGCTGCTGAGACCACTGCTGCTACTACTGCTGCtgcttcatcatctgagGCTGCTTCAAGCACTTTGGCTGTTTCTGAGGCTTCTAGTTCCGCTGCCTCAATCGCTTTGTCTACCTTCTCTGCAGGTGCTGCTGCTAACGCTCCATACGCCGGCTTGGGTCTAGGTGCTATGCTCGGTTACATGCTTTTGTAA